A genomic window from Anguilla rostrata isolate EN2019 chromosome 14, ASM1855537v3, whole genome shotgun sequence includes:
- the hapln1b gene encoding hyaluronan and proteoglycan link protein 1 encodes MSSLLLSSFLLGFISLCLADSFEHAYSDLEHYRTIYISENGPRLSVMTEQAKVVSRRGGNATLPCKFIREDTAPPNPKLRIKWTKLTSDYLKEDDVFVAMGFHKKSYGRFHGRVFLQGSGENDASLVITELTLEDYGKYKCEIIDGLEDGTGVVALDLQGIVFPYFPRLGRYNLNFHDAEKACQDQDAVIASFDQLYDAWRGGLDWCNAGWLSDGSVQYPITTPREPCGGKDTVPGVRNYGIRDKEKNRYDVFCFTSNYRGRFYYLIHPTKLTYDEAVQACRKDGAQIAKVGQMFAAWKLLGYDRCDSGWLADGSVRYPITRPRRRCSPTEAAVRFGGFPDKKHKLYGAYCFKAYK; translated from the exons ATGAGCTCCCTACTTCTCTCCAGCTTTCTCCTCGGCTTCATCTCCCTGTGCCTGGCCGACAGCTTTGAGCACGCCTACAGCGACCTGGAGCACTACAGGACCATCTACATCTCAG aaaatggccCCCGCCTCTCAGTGATGACAGAGCAGGCCAAAGTGGTGTCTCGCCGTGGAGGTAATGCCACCCTGCCCTGCAAGTTCATCCGTGAGGACACggcaccccccaaccccaaactgAGAATCAAGTGGACCAAGTTGACCTCTGACTACCTGAAGGAGGATGACGTGTTTGTGGCCATGGGCTTCCACAAGAAAAGCTACGGCAGGTTCCACGGAAGGGTCTTCCTCCAAGGGTCCGGTGAGAATGATGCGTCCCTGGTTATCACCGAGCTCACACTGGAAGACTACGGCAAGTACAAGTGCGAGATCATTGATGGGCTGGAGGATGGCACTGGGGTAGTGGCCCTGGATCTACAAG GGATTGTGTTCCCCTATTTCCCACGGCTGGGACGCTACAACCTGAACTTCCACGACGCGGAGAAGGCTTGCCAGGACCAGGACGCGGTCATAGCCTCCTTCGACCAGCTATACGACGCCTGGAGAGGGGGGCTGGACTGGTGCAATGCAGGCTGGCTGAGTGACGGGTCCGTGCAGTACCCCATAACCACACCCCGGGAGCCCTGTGGGGGCAAGGACACCGTGCCCGGTGTCAGGAACTACGGTATACGCGACAAGGAGAAGAACCGCTATGACGTGTTCTGCTTTACGTCCAACTACAGAG GGCGATTCTATTACTTGATACACCCAACCAAGCTGACATATGATGAGGCCGTGCAAGCGTGTCGGAAGGATGGCGCTCAGATCGCCAAGGTGGGACAGATGTTTGCAGCCTGGAAGCTGCTAGGCTACGACCGCTGCGACTCAGGCTGGCTGGCCGATGGCAGCGTGCGCTACCCCATCACCCGCCCAAGGAGGCGCTGCAGCCCCACGGAGGCGGCCGTACGGTTCGGAGGCTTCCCTGACAAGAAGCACAAGCTCTATGGTGCCTACTGCTTCAAGGCCTACAAATAA